The genomic region ACGGAGAAAGTCAAGGAACTGGTGCAGGGCTAAGCCCCCAGCCCATCGGTGAGCGCGCAGCCAGAGGCATAAACAGGAGACGCATGGACGGGGACTTTCGCCTGGACCTGAGCGAGGTTACAAAGAACATTGACACGGCCCAGATCATCTGCCTTTACTTCCCGCTGTTGCGCAAGACCCTGCTGGTTGACACGCGCTTTGATGTAGAGGACGGGCCGCTGGTCAAGGTCGTGCCCATGGTGGACTCGGTGGAGGAGCGGTTCCGCACCCTGCGGCGGCTTCGCCCCCGCTTCCCCAAGCCGGACAGCCTCACGGTCATCCCCTGGCCCAAGTACGTGGACAGCCTTGCGCGTCTGGGTGTTTGGGACAGGCTGCTTGAGCGCGTCATCGCCACCGGCGACAAGTCCGCCGTCCGCCGTTGCCGGGAGGCGCTGGACGAACTGCGGCGATTGGAGCGAGAGGAGTTCTCCCACGTCATCAAGGGGGAGAGCTATCACACCGTCTGGCAGCAGAAGCGCTAGCGCGCCAGCGCGGGCGCTCCCCTGAGACGGGCGAAAAAGGCTCGTTCCGTGCCTCCGGCAAGCAGCTAAGCCCGCGCACTCGCCTGTCAGCGACTAGACCTTCACCGCCTGCGCCGCCTTCGCTAGTTCGATGATCTTCTGCGCTATGGGGGCGGGCACTTCCTGGTAGCGCTCGAACTTCGTGGTGAAGACGCCCCGCCCCTGGGTGAGCGAGCGCAGCGTCACAGCATACCGCTGGATTTCCGCCATCGGGACCAGCGCCTCGATGGTGGTGACGCCGTCGCCGGGCACCATGCCCAGCACATGGGCGCGGCGGCTGTTCAGGTCGCCGATGATGTCGCCCATGAAGGCGTCCGGCACGGTCACGCGCACCAGCACGATGGGCTCCAGGAGCTTGGGGTGGCCCTCTGTCAGGCCCTTTCTGACGCACTGGTGGGCGGCTATTTTGAAGGCCATCTCAGAAGAGTCCACCGCGTGGTAGCTGCCGTCGTAGAGCGTGATGCGCAAGTCCACGACCGGGTACCCGGCGAGGATCCCCGCGTGCAACGCCTCGTGCACGCCTTTCTCGACCGCGGGGTAGAAGTTTTTGGGCACCGCGCCACCCACTACCTTCTCAATGAACTCGAAGCCGCCGGTCGGCAGAGGATCGAAGGCCAGGAGCACGTGGCCGTACTGTCCGTGGCCGCCCGTTTGCTTCTTGTGCTTGTACTCCGCCTTCGTCGCCCTGCCTATCGTCTCCCGGTACGGCACCTTGGGCACGCTCAGCACGACCTCCGCGCCGAACTTGCGCTTCATCCGCTCCACCGACACGTCCACGTGCACGTCGCCCATGCCGGAGAGAATGACCTCGCCGGTGGCCTGGTCTTTGACCACGTGCAGGCTGGGGTCTTCCTCCAGCAGCCGCGCGAGGGCCGAGCTGATCTTGTCCAGGTCGGCTTTGGTCTTGGGTTCCACGGCCACGCTGTACAGGGGGTCCGGGAAGTGAATGGGGTCCAGCCGCAGGGGCTTGTCCTTCTGGCCCAGGGTGTCGCCCGTGTGGGTGGCGGCCAGCTTGGCCACCGCGCCGATATCCCCCGCGGTCAGCGAGGGCACGTGTTCCTGAGACTTGCCCCGCGGCACAAAGATGGTGCCGACCC from Dehalococcoidia bacterium harbors:
- the fusA gene encoding elongation factor G, whose translation is MQAYATDKIRNVILLSHGGAGKTSLAEAMLFTAGAVTRQGRVEDGTTTSDYEPEEAKRRSSIQCALLPCEWTGLKINVLDTPGYLDFVGEVKACIRAVDAAVILVDAAVGVEVGTEMVWNYAEELGLPRFVVVNKMDRENADFFRALQSVQSRLGKKCIPIQLPSGAQADFKGVVDILDSGAEAVGVDKKQAQKLREALVEAVAEADDGLMAKYLDGKDLSREELIRGLRAGVLAGSVVPVLATAGTQNKGARELLNAIAAYMPAPAERPPVEAVNAHGNQRVKVPPDPNGPLCALVFKTTADPYVGKVTYYRIFSGAMKADSHVWNISRDTQERVGTIFVPRGKSQEHVPSLTAGDIGAVAKLAATHTGDTLGQKDKPLRLDPIHFPDPLYSVAVEPKTKADLDKISSALARLLEEDPSLHVVKDQATGEVILSGMGDVHVDVSVERMKRKFGAEVVLSVPKVPYRETIGRATKAEYKHKKQTGGHGQYGHVLLAFDPLPTGGFEFIEKVVGGAVPKNFYPAVEKGVHEALHAGILAGYPVVDLRITLYDGSYHAVDSSEMAFKIAAHQCVRKGLTEGHPKLLEPIVLVRVTVPDAFMGDIIGDLNSRRAHVLGMVPGDGVTTIEALVPMAEIQRYAVTLRSLTQGRGVFTTKFERYQEVPAPIAQKIIELAKAAQAVKV